AGCACAGACGTCCACTGGCTGCTCCCGTTCCTGCTGCTTTGCCCAGTTAATAATCTTGGCAAGCTCCTTGGGATCCTCGATTATCGCCACAACCGACATTGATCCCTGGCATTTTGGGCAAACAAACGGATCAACTTCATAGACTTTCTGTAACAACCGGGCCCAGCTTTGTTTGCGCAACTTGGACCAAGAATCTGGAACCTGGACAGTTTCCGGTTTCTCCTGAGGTATGGCTTGAACAATTTTGGGTTCACTTGGATGACCTTTTTGCCAACTTTCCGGAGCCAAGCAATAAATATTGGGGCGTTCTTGCCATTGCTTACGGACTTTTCCGGCGTATACGCCATAGCGGCGAACCGATTGCACCCGTCGTGGTGGTAAATGGGCTACCAATTGGTCAACGAATTCAAAACCTTTGAAGGTTTCAGATTTGCCTTTGTAGAATCCCTTTGGGGGAGCTGTCCAGATTACAGTATCGCAGGCTGGATCATAGTGGATTTTGTCTGCACAGGTAGCCCCTCGAACAATATATTGCCCCAAGGCTTCACGATCGGCCTTGCTGAATAACCTAGTTTCGCTCTCGATACTAAAGCCGGAATGCTTCCAGTCTTTGAGCATGTTCACTCGGGCCTGATCGATCAACTCTTTGCGCACAAACAAAGCCAGAGAAGCTGCTTGCCAGACCTTGAGCATCCCTTCGTAGGCTCCGATTGGCAAATATATAAAGCGGTCGTACTTGGTGAACCCACCTTCCAGAACCAGAACATGCCAATGCGGGTGGAATCGAGCGAATTCACCAAACGACTGGTAACTAACGACACAGGCGCATAGTAGTTCTTGACCTGCTGCAAGGGAGAAAAATTCGGATAACAACGAGAATATCAGCCGGGCTACCTCGCCAAACAGGCGCTTATCCGATTTAAAGTATGGTCTGAGAATTTTGGGGATCGTAAAAACAAATTGCCGATGCGGTAGATCAAGAAGCAAATCCTCGGCCAAGTA
This DNA window, taken from Desulforhopalus sp., encodes the following:
- a CDS encoding transposase zinc-binding domain-containing protein — its product is MGTYIPHREGIIQTIVRNSLNQYQAYASPSQTILDRLEHFTSCADWTKGVARILCQDCGYSYFRPFSCKVFHLCPSCDQKRTLLYAEYLAEDLLLDLPHRQFVFTIPKILRPYFKSDKRLFGEVARLIFSLLSEFFSLAAGQELLCACVVSYQSFGEFARFHPHWHVLVLEGGFTKYDRFIYLPIGAYEGMLKVWQAASLALFVRKELIDQARVNMLKDWKHSGFSIESETRLFSKADREALGQYIVRGATCADKIHYDPACDTVIWTAPPKGFYKGKSETFKGFEFVDQLVAHLPPRRVQSVRRYGVYAGKVRKQWQERPNIYCLAPESWQKGHPSEPKIVQAIPQEKPETVQVPDSWSKLRKQSWARLLQKVYEVDPFVCPKCQGSMSVVAIIEDPKELAKIINWAKQQEREQPVDVCARSPPELALASV